A genomic segment from Clostridium pasteurianum BC1 encodes:
- a CDS encoding response regulator transcription factor yields MEEVEEISTTIIMDHNEEFLTNKETEVMLEISKGLSNKEIAEKLCISLATVKTHIINIYSKLQVNSRVAAVEKARKMDIIKN; encoded by the coding sequence ATGGAGGAAGTGGAGGAAATATCAACCACAATTATTATGGATCATAATGAAGAATTTTTAACTAATAAAGAAACGGAAGTAATGTTAGAGATTAGTAAGGGACTTTCCAATAAAGAGATAGCAGAAAAACTTTGCATATCTTTAGCTACGGTGAAGACACATATTATAAATATATATTCTAAACTTCAGGTCAACAGTAGAGTAGCCGCTGTTGAAAAAGCAAGAAAAATGGATATCATCAAGAATTAG
- a CDS encoding sensor domain-containing diguanylate cyclase, producing MVNMDDTTSIDKILWKLDKFKYENCINTIELGEKAYELCKKINYTTGMAVSLLRIGEALTNIGNYEKSLVFLFKSLSISQKESICDIQVLSLIYIGNNLLNFGDYEKSFNFYNNAEKIALKINVNKNYYSYSTYKFYLAKTSTNIGEIYKSLGDYENAFIFYNKAETFNKKLNYISTLGISLCNLGEMNYIKGHYEKALTLLNKSIELMNSFNYKLALPEAYRISALIYERKEDFKRANQYFCKALDVDLKETYIYYKATVLLDYSNYLKNRGNINSALDKLEIAFNISIKNNILVKTIEICKRFFKLYEEIGDIKNSYKYYKLYFQYQEKFEKTIHAQRLNSITAKIKLQELQREKLNIMEKSENFRKKSEKLMENLKNISIISELGQRITSTLNLDEILDILCNSVRTFVDISTFGIALYDEDNGLLKYNYYNEDNKIIGMADASIDSKSSIAAYCLRNKHFVVINDIQNEYSKYVDDSNYLHNYTGRIIINSAVYFALIIDNNLLGVMTAQSTEIGAFKTIHIEMLKALSAYASIAVNNAIKSTSLKIEIDYRKKIQQELEELNNKLLYISENDSLTGIPNRRKFDSVMNIQWDLAKKNKHNLSLILLDVDCFKQYNDNYGHVEGDNCLAAIGSALSNYIDKKYIVARYGGDEFVIIFPNISLNNVLKLGEKFRTEIENLHLKHEFSNIKNIVTITLGAASVIPNDNITINEFIRQADTALYAAKERGRNQIAGYVPK from the coding sequence ATGGTTAACATGGATGATACAACCAGCATAGATAAAATTTTATGGAAACTTGATAAATTTAAATATGAGAATTGTATTAATACAATAGAATTAGGTGAGAAAGCCTATGAATTATGTAAAAAAATCAATTATACTACGGGTATGGCTGTTTCACTTTTAAGAATTGGTGAAGCCTTAACTAATATAGGTAATTATGAAAAATCTTTAGTTTTTCTTTTTAAATCTTTAAGTATATCACAAAAAGAATCTATTTGTGATATACAAGTTTTATCCCTGATATATATAGGAAATAATTTACTTAATTTTGGAGATTATGAAAAAAGCTTTAATTTTTATAATAATGCTGAAAAAATAGCCTTAAAAATAAATGTAAACAAAAACTATTATAGTTATTCAACTTATAAATTTTACTTAGCAAAAACATCCACAAACATTGGAGAAATATACAAATCTCTTGGAGATTATGAAAATGCCTTTATCTTCTATAATAAAGCTGAAACCTTTAATAAAAAATTAAATTATATCTCCACTCTTGGTATCTCATTATGTAATCTTGGAGAAATGAATTATATAAAAGGCCATTATGAAAAAGCACTTACACTTTTAAATAAATCCATTGAACTAATGAATTCATTTAATTACAAATTAGCTTTACCTGAAGCTTATAGGATATCAGCCCTCATTTATGAAAGAAAAGAAGATTTTAAGCGTGCAAACCAATACTTTTGTAAAGCATTAGATGTGGACCTAAAGGAAACTTATATATATTACAAAGCTACTGTACTCTTAGACTATAGTAATTATCTTAAAAATAGAGGAAATATTAATAGTGCACTGGATAAACTAGAAATTGCCTTTAATATATCTATAAAAAATAATATTCTTGTTAAAACAATAGAAATCTGTAAAAGATTTTTTAAATTATATGAAGAAATAGGAGATATAAAAAATTCCTACAAATACTATAAATTATACTTTCAGTATCAAGAAAAATTTGAAAAAACTATACATGCTCAAAGACTTAATAGCATAACAGCAAAAATCAAACTGCAAGAATTGCAAAGAGAAAAACTTAACATAATGGAAAAAAGTGAGAATTTCAGAAAAAAATCCGAAAAGCTTATGGAAAACTTGAAAAATATATCTATAATTAGTGAGTTAGGGCAGAGAATTACTTCTACTCTCAATCTGGATGAAATTCTAGATATACTTTGCAATAGTGTTAGAACATTTGTTGATATATCTACCTTTGGTATTGCATTATATGATGAAGACAATGGGCTTCTTAAATATAATTATTATAATGAAGACAACAAAATCATTGGCATGGCAGATGCCTCTATTGACAGTAAATCTAGTATAGCAGCTTATTGCCTGAGAAATAAACATTTTGTAGTTATAAATGATATACAGAATGAATATTCCAAATATGTAGATGACTCAAATTATCTTCATAACTATACTGGTAGAATTATAATAAACTCAGCTGTTTACTTTGCACTTATAATAGATAATAATTTATTAGGAGTTATGACAGCCCAAAGTACTGAAATAGGAGCTTTTAAGACTATCCATATAGAAATGCTAAAGGCTCTTTCCGCCTATGCATCAATTGCCGTAAACAATGCTATCAAATCTACCAGTCTTAAAATTGAAATTGATTATAGGAAGAAAATCCAGCAGGAACTTGAAGAATTAAATAATAAGCTATTATACATATCAGAAAATGATAGTCTTACTGGTATTCCTAATCGAAGAAAATTTGATAGCGTTATGAATATTCAATGGGATTTAGCAAAGAAAAACAAACATAATTTATCTTTAATTTTGCTAGATGTAGATTGCTTTAAACAGTATAATGACAATTATGGCCATGTTGAAGGCGATAATTGTTTGGCTGCAATTGGTTCTGCCCTTTCAAATTATATTGATAAAAAGTATATAGTTGCCAGGTACGGCGGCGATGAATTTGTGATAATTTTTCCAAATATTTCTTTAAATAATGTATTAAAGCTTGGTGAAAAATTTAGAACTGAAATAGAAAATCTACATCTTAAACATGAATTTTCAAATATCAAAAATATAGTTACTATAACCCTTGGAGCAGCCTCCGTTATCCCAAATGACAATATAACTATAAATGAATTTATAAGGCAAGCTGATACCGCTTTATATGCAGCAAAAGAAAGAGGAAGAAATCAAATAGCTGGTTATGTCCCAAAATAA
- a CDS encoding alpha/beta hydrolase has protein sequence MKIKEFSHNAIDGTSLFFREWIPDGNVKGVVCIIHGLGDHSNWYQGLVNYFNTNNFAVAAFDLRGHGKSEGKRGHTPSYEAFMSDIDILLTSTKNHFKDLPILFYGHSFGGNLTLNYILRRRPKVAGVIISSPWLSLYSNPPKSKLYFAFLLNKICPSFLVDNIVNEAALSHNPEIMQAYSKDPLTHSCISARLFTAAYKAGIWAIDNASKFNVPLLLIHGDSDKITSSEASKLFAQRVPDNLCTLKIYEGLYHSLHNELCNKKIFSNIGEWINTKTIFSNKGLLSQEL, from the coding sequence ATGAAAATAAAAGAATTTTCACATAATGCTATAGATGGTACTTCATTATTTTTTAGAGAATGGATTCCTGATGGAAATGTAAAAGGTGTAGTATGTATAATTCATGGTCTTGGTGATCATAGTAATTGGTACCAAGGATTAGTAAATTATTTTAATACAAATAATTTTGCAGTAGCAGCCTTTGACCTTAGAGGTCATGGAAAATCTGAAGGTAAAAGAGGTCATACCCCTTCTTATGAAGCTTTTATGAGCGATATAGATATATTGTTAACTTCTACTAAAAATCATTTTAAAGATTTGCCTATATTATTTTATGGCCATAGCTTTGGTGGTAATTTAACATTGAATTATATATTAAGGCGCAGGCCAAAGGTAGCTGGTGTAATAATAAGTAGTCCATGGCTCAGTCTTTATTCAAATCCGCCAAAATCAAAACTATATTTTGCATTTTTACTCAATAAAATATGTCCATCATTTTTAGTAGATAATATAGTTAATGAAGCTGCATTATCCCATAATCCAGAAATTATGCAGGCCTATTCAAAAGATCCATTGACCCACAGCTGTATTTCAGCTAGACTTTTTACTGCAGCATATAAAGCAGGCATATGGGCTATAGATAACGCTTCAAAATTTAATGTACCTTTATTACTAATTCATGGCGATTCAGATAAAATAACTTCCTCTGAGGCAAGTAAACTTTTTGCACAAAGAGTTCCTGATAATCTGTGTACTCTTAAAATTTATGAGGGATTATATCATTCTCTGCATAATGAATTATGCAATAAAAAGATATTTTCAAATATAGGCGAATGGATAAATACCAAAACTATTTTTTCTAATAAAGGACTTCTTTCACAAGAATTATAA
- a CDS encoding AAA family ATPase, translating into MPNIIKCLEEISLRKDIENVSKVVIGKESVVLDILKAILAGGHVLIEDVPGVGKTMLIKALSKSIDLNFNRIQFTPDILSSDILGVSIYNPNTHEFNFKKGPIFANMILADEINRTSPKTQSALIEVMEEGQVSDGNNTYLLAPPFIVMATENPLEYSGTFSLPEAVLDRFILRLSLGYPTKNEEIKILSTYRTKDPLEHILPVITLDELKQHQSEAKKVNVSTGIYEFIVDIVNKTRNCNELFLGASPRTSIALLKISQATAYIHERNYVIPDDVKENVKKVLSHRIILSKEEKFNGTNISDIIDSIMKEISVPNIKYA; encoded by the coding sequence ATGCCTAATATCATCAAATGTTTGGAGGAGATTAGTTTGAGAAAAGACATAGAAAATGTATCAAAGGTGGTAATTGGAAAAGAATCAGTAGTTTTAGATATATTAAAGGCAATTTTAGCTGGAGGACATGTTCTCATTGAAGACGTGCCTGGTGTTGGTAAAACTATGTTAATAAAAGCTTTAAGCAAAAGCATAGATTTAAATTTTAACAGAATTCAATTTACTCCAGATATACTTTCTTCCGATATATTAGGAGTTTCTATTTATAATCCAAATACTCATGAATTTAATTTCAAAAAAGGGCCAATCTTTGCCAACATGATTTTAGCAGATGAAATAAATAGAACTTCTCCTAAAACTCAAAGTGCACTAATTGAAGTAATGGAAGAAGGTCAAGTTAGTGATGGAAATAATACTTACCTATTGGCTCCCCCTTTTATAGTGATGGCTACTGAAAACCCATTGGAGTATTCCGGTACTTTTTCCTTGCCAGAAGCTGTCCTTGACAGATTTATACTAAGATTATCTTTAGGCTACCCTACAAAAAATGAAGAAATAAAAATACTTTCTACTTATAGAACAAAAGATCCACTAGAGCATATACTGCCAGTTATAACTCTTGATGAATTAAAGCAGCATCAAAGTGAGGCTAAAAAGGTAAATGTAAGCACTGGAATATATGAATTTATAGTTGATATTGTAAATAAAACAAGAAATTGTAATGAATTATTTTTAGGAGCATCCCCAAGAACTTCTATTGCATTATTAAAGATATCACAAGCAACTGCATATATACATGAAAGAAATTATGTAATTCCAGATGATGTTAAAGAAAATGTAAAAAAAGTACTTTCCCATAGAATAATATTATCAAAAGAAGAAAAATTTAACGGCACTAATATATCCGACATTATCGACAGCATAATGAAAGAAATATCAGTACCAAATATTAAATATGCATGA
- a CDS encoding DUF58 domain-containing protein — protein sequence MENKKFFTGENIKISLHFHNRSLFLYSNVNFLSNFIDAKGNLNESVTLLPFKKLDIQLNFKVPSRGIYNAENYLLEIHDLFLISSRKINFNNKFTFTVYPRNIRLPLEIQKLIDNVSNFSKNNPNTHTSDTYSYIDKYMEGDNFKNIHWKLSAKKNNLYVKKFDTIKKCNIAIYVDMTNILSLPGTFPTVTDEGLVSFSLSIIKYLLWKNEAIYLYIENLKSSSFQLENTEDYYSILSYYLEHKSLGHGNFFDKVLKKEFQTIENHKFIFIITYTILPMHAKTISKISADCENLIIFTLLDVPNKTKNLLRNTNVKVVKVTL from the coding sequence TTGGAAAATAAGAAATTTTTTACAGGCGAGAATATAAAAATTTCCTTACATTTTCATAATAGAAGTCTATTCTTATATTCTAATGTAAACTTTTTGTCCAATTTCATTGATGCAAAGGGAAATTTAAATGAAAGTGTTACTTTGTTACCCTTTAAAAAGCTTGACATTCAATTAAACTTTAAAGTACCTTCCAGAGGAATTTATAATGCAGAAAATTATTTACTGGAAATACATGACTTATTTTTAATATCTTCAAGAAAAATAAATTTTAATAACAAATTTACTTTCACTGTATACCCAAGAAATATCAGATTACCTTTAGAAATTCAAAAGCTTATAGACAATGTAAGTAATTTCTCTAAAAATAATCCAAATACACATACTTCGGATACCTATTCATACATTGATAAATATATGGAAGGAGATAATTTTAAGAATATACACTGGAAATTAAGTGCTAAAAAAAATAATTTGTATGTAAAAAAATTCGATACTATAAAAAAATGTAATATTGCCATTTATGTAGATATGACAAACATCCTATCACTACCAGGTACTTTTCCTACTGTAACAGATGAAGGCCTAGTTTCTTTTTCCTTATCCATAATCAAATATTTATTGTGGAAAAATGAAGCTATTTACTTATATATTGAAAATCTAAAATCTTCTTCTTTCCAATTGGAAAATACAGAAGATTATTACTCTATTTTATCCTATTATTTAGAGCACAAAAGTCTAGGGCATGGTAATTTTTTTGATAAAGTACTGAAAAAAGAATTTCAAACTATTGAAAATCATAAATTCATATTTATAATAACTTACACAATATTACCTATGCACGCAAAAACAATTTCAAAAATATCAGCTGATTGTGAAAATTTAATTATTTTTACACTTTTAGATGTCCCCAATAAAACAAAGAATTTACTGCGTAATACTAATGTAAAAGTAGTGAAGGTAACCCTTTAG
- a CDS encoding transglutaminase-like domain-containing protein, protein MNINQDIPSNFATIGLNTSKTSFLGSKLQVNNIKLSLVSGDVPSYMKTKVYYDYNYNRWIENRSLPSIKANQVLNAADSMSNNGLAKRNIQYNKEKGTKIKTLSIQNLDNSFGDVMMSPNYITKVISPQNSSISMYDNENYLVGQLQSNYTINYYDYSDTETTDDYFNSPYKNDINNIYQSITQNNMKYDIINDSLKFTSSQRVRELAHKITASASDNNERLKLIKNYLLNNYKYSLQPDAMNTNSPDYVDFFLFNEKKGYCKSFATAAVMLCRAVGIPARYVEGFKVRGKVDNRGRYIIRSYDAHAWAEVLTSADKGFWSILETTPTADYENSAANDVETTPQQGNAGNNQTSTQTGNNQLRGPNVVNQMNTTNAANEKITDKEKQNNLNGKIINIDFIKKIQNYKYIIIIICIIILYILIRFIRRKFIIKKIKNSESLIPLYNFTLKRLKTINIIKYSYETDREFALRIKDRLNIQFLVEAVYKEIYGNEKIVLEKTSIITDVEKTVKNNSNIFKYYIFF, encoded by the coding sequence GTGAATATTAATCAAGATATTCCCTCAAACTTTGCTACCATTGGTTTAAATACAAGTAAAACATCTTTTCTTGGCAGTAAATTACAAGTAAATAACATAAAGCTTTCTCTCGTAAGTGGAGATGTACCTAGTTATATGAAAACAAAAGTATATTATGATTACAATTATAATAGATGGATAGAAAATAGATCCCTGCCTTCAATAAAGGCTAATCAAGTATTAAACGCAGCTGATTCCATGTCTAATAATGGACTTGCAAAAAGAAATATTCAATATAATAAGGAGAAGGGAACCAAGATTAAAACTCTTTCCATTCAAAATTTGGACAACAGTTTTGGTGATGTTATGATGTCACCTAATTATATTACAAAGGTAATTTCTCCACAGAATTCAAGTATTTCTATGTATGATAACGAAAATTATTTAGTAGGACAACTTCAATCTAATTACACTATAAACTACTATGATTACAGTGATACAGAAACTACTGATGATTATTTTAATTCACCATACAAAAATGATATAAATAACATCTATCAAAGTATTACTCAGAATAACATGAAATACGATATAATTAATGACTCTTTAAAATTTACCAGTTCTCAAAGAGTACGTGAATTGGCACATAAAATAACTGCTTCAGCTTCCGATAATAATGAAAGATTAAAACTTATTAAGAACTATTTACTTAATAATTATAAATACAGCTTACAGCCCGATGCAATGAATACTAACTCTCCAGATTATGTTGATTTCTTTTTGTTTAATGAAAAAAAGGGTTACTGTAAATCTTTTGCTACAGCTGCCGTAATGTTATGTAGAGCTGTTGGCATACCTGCTAGATATGTAGAAGGTTTTAAAGTTAGAGGAAAAGTAGACAATAGAGGAAGATACATTATAAGATCCTATGATGCTCATGCTTGGGCTGAAGTACTTACTTCTGCAGATAAAGGATTTTGGTCAATATTAGAAACTACTCCCACTGCCGACTATGAAAATAGTGCTGCAAATGACGTAGAGACTACTCCACAGCAAGGAAATGCAGGAAATAACCAAACCTCTACTCAAACAGGAAATAATCAATTAAGGGGTCCTAATGTTGTCAATCAAATGAATACAACTAATGCTGCAAATGAAAAAATCACTGATAAAGAAAAACAGAATAATCTAAATGGAAAAATAATCAATATTGATTTTATTAAAAAAATTCAAAATTACAAATATATAATTATAATCATATGTATAATTATTTTATATATACTAATTAGATTTATAAGAAGAAAATTCATTATTAAAAAAATAAAAAATAGTGAATCTTTAATACCTTTATATAATTTTACATTAAAAAGATTAAAAACTATAAATATAATAAAATATTCCTATGAAACCGACAGAGAATTTGCTCTTAGAATAAAAGACAGGTTAAATATTCAATTCCTTGTAGAGGCTGTATACAAGGAAATATACGGAAATGAAAAAATTGTTTTAGAAAAAACTTCTATTATCACAGATGTAGAAAAAACCGTAAAAAACAATTCAAATATTTTTAAATACTATATATTTTTTTAG
- a CDS encoding GxGYxYP domain-containing protein: MDSKKFFTNIFIVFAFLMLFISLIFSEVNAKAPSSYYIKNSIKPTKLYVISLSKMTDAEKAMIVTLQGQVNNRSTSQIYTLSLGEPDYEIWLRDLKDNYSIEYELIEDPWEVLNKFKDYVDGYVIYSKNNKNDPSINNASSLAALKNSIIVEKSIEEKVKSKGITKLQGDCSNTDKYWAYDNLWNKGLNHSIIVQLSPTKAGPLRDYAIMTKSLIFYEDNPKDFSLRDKVFKAAKKDSICLGWGPDEYNNIKEASKYGVNTVPSDWTYNLTVLSSFPSLPITQNSHPKVIQENNVHYVTFIMSDGDNQQWNLGKNYASPKWYGSKDRGNFNMGWTITPSLYDLAPTVLKLYYKNAKFGINNDNFVVSPSGNGYMYPSKFDETALNIQIKKLNTYMKNTDQKYVSILDDWALDNVNLWDKYTKQPNIHGLFYLNFSKQNDYKGKIIWSNNKPIVSCRDLLWSKLEDNDQLVNKINSYVSSGYTDVNFTDAYTFVYVHAWSKTMSDVQYVVDQLSNNSKVRIVTPDEFMQHVMENVKH; encoded by the coding sequence TTGGATTCAAAAAAATTCTTTACTAATATTTTTATTGTATTTGCATTTTTAATGTTGTTTATTTCTCTAATTTTTTCAGAAGTAAATGCTAAAGCACCTAGTTCATATTATATAAAAAACAGTATAAAGCCTACAAAGCTTTATGTAATATCTCTAAGTAAAATGACTGATGCCGAAAAAGCTATGATTGTTACACTTCAAGGTCAGGTAAATAATCGCTCTACTTCTCAAATTTACACTCTAAGCCTTGGAGAACCAGACTATGAAATATGGTTAAGAGATTTAAAGGATAATTACTCTATAGAATATGAATTAATTGAAGACCCCTGGGAAGTATTAAATAAATTTAAGGATTATGTAGATGGCTATGTAATATATAGTAAAAATAATAAAAATGATCCTTCTATAAATAATGCTTCCTCTCTGGCAGCTTTAAAGAACTCAATTATTGTAGAAAAATCCATTGAGGAAAAAGTAAAATCAAAGGGTATAACTAAGTTGCAGGGAGATTGCAGTAATACAGATAAGTACTGGGCATATGATAACCTGTGGAACAAAGGACTAAATCATTCTATTATAGTACAATTATCTCCAACTAAAGCAGGCCCTTTACGAGATTACGCCATTATGACGAAATCTCTAATATTTTATGAAGATAATCCAAAGGATTTTTCCCTTAGAGATAAGGTATTTAAGGCTGCAAAAAAAGATTCCATTTGTCTTGGATGGGGTCCAGATGAATACAATAATATAAAGGAAGCCTCAAAATATGGCGTAAATACAGTACCTTCAGACTGGACTTATAATCTAACTGTATTAAGCAGCTTTCCATCCTTACCCATAACTCAAAACAGTCATCCTAAAGTAATTCAGGAAAACAATGTACATTATGTGACCTTTATAATGTCTGACGGAGACAACCAACAGTGGAATCTTGGTAAAAATTATGCTTCTCCCAAATGGTATGGATCTAAAGATAGAGGAAATTTCAATATGGGCTGGACTATTACACCATCACTTTATGATTTAGCTCCAACTGTACTAAAACTATATTATAAAAATGCCAAATTTGGTATTAACAATGATAATTTTGTTGTATCACCTTCCGGCAATGGTTATATGTATCCAAGCAAATTTGATGAAACTGCTTTAAATATACAAATTAAAAAGCTAAATACTTATATGAAAAATACAGACCAAAAATATGTATCAATTCTAGATGATTGGGCATTGGATAACGTAAATCTTTGGGATAAATACACAAAGCAGCCTAATATACATGGCTTATTTTACTTAAATTTTAGCAAGCAAAATGATTATAAGGGAAAAATTATATGGTCTAATAATAAACCCATAGTATCCTGTAGAGATTTGCTTTGGTCCAAACTTGAAGATAATGATCAATTAGTTAATAAAATTAATTCCTATGTTTCTTCTGGTTATACAGATGTAAATTTTACAGATGCCTATACTTTCGTATATGTACACGCTTGGAGTAAAACTATGAGTGATGTACAGTATGTAGTAGATCAACTGAGTAACAATTCAAAAGTAAGAATTGTTACTCCAGATGAATTTATGCAGCATGTAATGGAGAATGTTAAACATTGA
- a CDS encoding aryl-sulfate sulfotransferase yields the protein MGYPTIYPTGVTIYNPKKAWSGYTIFQAADLGALLISMNGEEVKLWRNLRGFPNKLFPGGYVLGSTGERNPKYGFQDLIDLVQVDWEGNVVWKFNKTELIEDPGEESQWIARQHHDYQREGNPVGYYAPDLAPKVDKGNTFILTHENVKNSAISDKVLLDDKIIEVTWDGKIVWEWRANEHFDEFGFDEAAKTTIYKDPNIRPLGDNGVGDWLHINSISLLGPNKWFDNGDERFSPENIILDSREANIIAIIDKKTGKIVWKIGPHYDTSEELINLGWIIGQHNVHLIPKGLPGEGNILIFDNGGWGGYGAPNPSSPNGIKNVHRDYSRVLEIDPITLKIVWQYTPKEAGLIEPLDSVRFYSPFISNAQRLPNGNTLITEGSDGRIFEVTKEHEIVWEYISPYDGKGKAKMNMVYRAYRVPYEWVPQLDKPVETAINKLDKNTFRVPGAAGLGRKIETEVNGTQEYRGRDESNFCVITNKELDEENN from the coding sequence ATGGGATATCCAACTATATACCCAACCGGGGTTACAATTTATAACCCTAAAAAGGCATGGAGTGGCTACACTATTTTTCAGGCAGCAGATTTAGGTGCATTATTAATAAGTATGAATGGTGAAGAAGTTAAATTGTGGAGAAATTTAAGGGGATTTCCAAATAAACTATTTCCAGGTGGATATGTACTAGGTAGTACAGGTGAGCGAAATCCTAAATATGGATTTCAAGATTTGATTGATTTGGTGCAGGTAGATTGGGAAGGAAATGTTGTTTGGAAATTTAACAAAACTGAACTCATAGAGGACCCTGGTGAAGAGTCTCAATGGATAGCCAGACAGCATCATGATTATCAAAGAGAAGGTAATCCAGTTGGGTACTATGCACCTGATTTAGCTCCAAAAGTGGACAAAGGTAATACTTTTATTCTTACACATGAAAATGTTAAAAATTCTGCGATATCTGATAAGGTTCTTTTAGATGATAAAATTATTGAAGTTACTTGGGATGGAAAAATTGTTTGGGAATGGAGAGCAAATGAGCATTTCGATGAATTTGGTTTTGACGAAGCAGCTAAAACTACTATATATAAAGATCCTAATATAAGACCTTTAGGTGACAATGGTGTAGGAGATTGGCTTCATATTAACTCAATATCATTACTTGGACCAAATAAATGGTTTGATAATGGAGACGAAAGGTTCAGTCCAGAAAATATTATTCTTGATAGCAGGGAAGCAAACATTATAGCAATAATAGATAAGAAAACAGGAAAAATTGTTTGGAAAATAGGACCACATTATGATACAAGTGAAGAACTTATTAATTTAGGATGGATAATAGGTCAGCATAATGTACACTTAATACCTAAGGGATTACCAGGAGAGGGTAATATACTTATATTTGATAACGGTGGATGGGGTGGATATGGTGCTCCAAATCCAAGTTCACCAAATGGTATCAAAAATGTTCATAGGGATTATTCAAGAGTACTTGAAATTGATCCTATAACCTTAAAAATTGTATGGCAATATACACCTAAAGAAGCTGGACTTATAGAACCTTTAGATTCTGTTAGATTTTATAGTCCATTTATAAGTAATGCACAGCGTTTACCAAATGGTAATACTCTTATAACAGAAGGCTCAGATGGTCGTATATTTGAAGTTACAAAAGAACATGAAATAGTTTGGGAATATATAAGTCCTTATGATGGTAAAGGTAAGGCAAAAATGAATATGGTTTATAGAGCTTATAGAGTGCCTTATGAATGGGTACCACAGTTAGATAAACCAGTAGAGACAGCTATAAATAAGCTTGATAAAAATACTTTTAGAGTTCCAGGAGCAGCTGGCTTAGGGCGTAAAATAGAAACTGAGGTAAATGGAACTCAAGAATATAGAGGAAGAGATGAATCTAATTTTTGTGTTATAACAAATAAAGAATTAGATGAGGAAAATAATTAA